The following coding sequences are from one Spirochaetaceae bacterium window:
- a CDS encoding pitrilysin family protein — protein MIERGTLANGVTLLCEPVESTETCAVGFWFPTGSRDEQRHERGLSHFLEHMLFKGTECRSALDIAVQIDRVGGNINAFTDRESTCFFCTLPAAHAGLAVDVLCDMVRSATLAEADIQKEKVVVRNEIRAADDSPEEQGYQMFLERLWGSHPLAATVAGREQDVARIDRDGLEAFYRHRYHPANLVVTAAGNLDFDAVAGIVNERLSAGGKPVAAGKRVPPAQHRSQDYADSSFQQAQIYAATTLAPPAAPATYYALLVLSTAFGESMSSRLFQRIREDAGLCYSVETIRSHYSDVWKWGIYANAMPELAPRLLAALNRELHRLADHPPSGSEVDDAISHLTGSMVFAREDMETRMKRIAGQYQLFGSVMELDQAANLLHSVTADDVAAVAARLLQPGRFNLLVYGAGDSNGSGRARFDW, from the coding sequence TTGATCGAGCGGGGGACGCTCGCCAACGGCGTCACCCTGCTGTGCGAGCCGGTGGAGAGCACGGAGACGTGCGCCGTCGGCTTCTGGTTTCCTACCGGGTCGCGCGATGAGCAGCGCCATGAGCGCGGGCTTTCGCACTTCCTTGAGCACATGCTGTTCAAGGGCACCGAGTGCCGCTCGGCCCTGGACATCGCCGTGCAGATCGATCGCGTGGGCGGCAACATCAACGCGTTCACCGACCGCGAGTCGACCTGCTTTTTCTGTACGCTTCCCGCCGCCCATGCCGGGCTGGCGGTGGACGTGCTGTGCGACATGGTCAGATCGGCTACCCTGGCCGAGGCGGACATTCAGAAAGAGAAGGTGGTGGTGCGCAATGAGATTCGCGCTGCCGACGACTCTCCGGAAGAGCAGGGTTACCAGATGTTCCTGGAGCGGTTGTGGGGATCGCATCCTCTGGCGGCCACGGTTGCCGGCAGGGAACAGGACGTGGCGCGCATCGACAGGGACGGTCTCGAGGCGTTCTACCGGCATCGGTATCACCCGGCCAATCTGGTGGTAACCGCGGCCGGCAACCTGGACTTCGATGCCGTGGCGGGGATAGTGAACGAGCGGCTGAGCGCGGGCGGCAAACCGGTCGCCGCCGGGAAGCGCGTGCCGCCGGCGCAGCATCGCAGCCAGGATTACGCCGACAGTTCATTCCAGCAGGCGCAGATCTATGCCGCGACCACGCTGGCACCCCCAGCGGCGCCTGCCACCTACTACGCACTCCTCGTGCTGTCCACCGCGTTCGGCGAGTCGATGAGTTCCCGCCTGTTCCAGCGCATCCGCGAGGACGCCGGGCTGTGCTACTCGGTGGAGACGATCCGCAGCCACTACTCGGACGTGTGGAAGTGGGGAATCTACGCCAACGCGATGCCCGAACTCGCCCCGCGGCTGCTTGCCGCCCTGAACCGGGAACTGCACCGGCTTGCCGACCACCCGCCGTCGGGGAGCGAGGTGGACGATGCGATCAGTCACCTGACCGGGAGCATGGTGTTCGCGAGGGAGGACATGGAGACGCGCATGAAGCGTATTGCCGGTCAATACCAGTTGTTCGGAAGCGTCATGGAGTTGGACCAGGCGGCCAACCTGCTGCACTCCGTCACCGCCGACGATGTCGCAGCCGTTGCGGCACGGTTGCTGCAGCCCGGACGCTTCAATCTCCTGGTGTACGGCGCCGGGGACTCGAACGGCTCGGGCCGGGCAAGGTTCGACTGGTAG